One Ignavibacteriota bacterium DNA segment encodes these proteins:
- a CDS encoding tyrosine recombinase, protein MKGERTQNTGYIATFLSYLAAERRYSPHTILAYTEDLAQFDEFLVAAGRTIEDADHILIRRFLGVLLDRGLEKSTAARKLACVRSLYRFLRRRGLRDTNPTLLVATPRRARRLPTFLDEQTIGTVLGLPDRSTPRGVRDAAILEVFYSTGLRLSELLSLRPADMQMRERVLKVTGKGSKQRIVPFGVKAGEAVQAWLRARPELLQGRPDPGTLFLSDRGKALSPKGVNIIVNRYIRSVSELRKTSPHVLRHTFATHLVNRGADLQAVRELLGHASLSTTQIYTHVGIDRLKKVYTQAHPKGT, encoded by the coding sequence ATGAAAGGTGAGCGTACGCAGAACACCGGGTACATCGCAACATTCCTGAGCTATCTGGCGGCGGAGCGGCGATACTCGCCCCACACCATCCTCGCCTATACGGAGGACCTCGCGCAGTTCGACGAGTTCCTCGTCGCTGCAGGGCGGACCATTGAGGATGCGGACCACATCCTCATCCGCCGTTTTCTGGGTGTCCTGCTGGACCGCGGCCTGGAGAAATCCACCGCCGCGCGGAAACTCGCCTGTGTCCGCTCACTCTACCGTTTCCTCCGGCGTCGCGGGTTGCGCGACACCAATCCCACGTTGCTCGTTGCCACGCCCCGCAGGGCACGCCGTCTTCCGACATTCCTCGATGAGCAGACGATCGGCACTGTGCTCGGGCTCCCCGACAGGTCGACGCCCCGCGGAGTGCGCGATGCCGCCATCCTTGAAGTGTTCTACAGTACCGGGTTGCGCCTGAGCGAGTTGCTCTCGTTGCGTCCTGCGGATATGCAGATGCGCGAGCGCGTGCTCAAGGTGACCGGCAAGGGGAGCAAGCAGCGGATCGTTCCTTTCGGTGTGAAGGCAGGAGAGGCGGTCCAGGCCTGGCTCAGGGCCCGCCCGGAGCTTCTGCAGGGCAGGCCGGATCCGGGGACGCTGTTCCTCTCGGACCGCGGGAAGGCACTCAGTCCGAAGGGCGTCAATATCATCGTCAACAGGTACATCCGCAGCGTGTCGGAATTGCGCAAGACCAGTCCTCACGTATTGCGGCATACATTCGCTACACATCTTGTGAACCGGGGGGCGGACCTCCAGGCGGTGCGGGAGCTCCTCGGCCACGCGAGTCTTTCGACGACGCAGATCTATACCCACGTGGGCATCGATCGGTTGAAGAAAGTCTATACCCAGGCGCACCCTAAAGGAACGTGA
- the raiA gene encoding ribosome-associated translation inhibitor RaiA: MNITFTARHFRPHPDIKEHALDTVKKLGKFFDGIVAANVILSYERAVNSVKEAEINLHVHGGVLTAKVKTDDYHKSIDKAAEKLTLQLEKYKTKLRAKDKVKVRSIKEKEA; encoded by the coding sequence ATGAACATTACCTTCACCGCGCGGCATTTCCGGCCTCATCCTGACATCAAGGAGCATGCGCTGGACACCGTGAAGAAGCTTGGGAAGTTTTTCGATGGCATCGTTGCTGCGAATGTCATTTTGAGTTACGAACGTGCGGTCAATAGCGTGAAGGAGGCCGAGATCAATCTGCACGTCCATGGTGGCGTGCTGACGGCCAAAGTGAAAACGGACGACTATCACAAATCCATCGATAAGGCGGCAGAGAAGTTGACGCTGCAGCTCGAGAAGTATAAGACGAAGTTGCGTGCGAAGGACAAGGTCAAAGTACGTTCGATCAAGGAAAAAGAAGCATGA
- a CDS encoding HPr kinase/phosphorylase, giving the protein MKVDPGGETRKRSITVGFLYETTCEKFKLQQLNGESGFANEVKDKNLHRPGLALAGYVELFTFDRVQIMGNTEIRYLKSLEPLARHLAFTTLLEFTIPCIILTNGNTIEDGLLEAAAAKGIPVFGTPFSTTKIAYLLADFLDDQFAPQMVMHGSLADVYGVGVLLISRSGIGKSEIALDLVERGHRLVADDVVMITRKGEGILIGAGTDLVKHFMEVRGLGLIDVRSMFGIRAIRYHKRVEIVIELEEWRPDQDYTRTGLDDLTVTMLDVDIPLVKLPIFPGKNVTVITEVISLNYLLKHYGYDAAKVFAKRLESMIGQKAKGSRAIDYFEHDFE; this is encoded by the coding sequence ATGAAGGTCGATCCGGGCGGGGAAACGCGGAAGCGCAGCATCACGGTCGGGTTCCTGTACGAGACCACGTGCGAGAAGTTCAAGCTCCAACAATTGAACGGCGAGAGCGGCTTTGCGAATGAGGTCAAGGACAAGAACCTGCACCGGCCCGGGCTTGCGTTGGCCGGGTATGTCGAACTGTTCACCTTCGATCGCGTCCAGATCATGGGGAACACGGAGATCCGGTACCTGAAGTCGCTGGAACCGCTGGCGCGGCACCTGGCGTTCACGACCCTGCTCGAGTTCACTATTCCCTGCATCATTCTGACGAACGGAAATACGATCGAAGACGGGCTCCTTGAGGCCGCGGCCGCCAAAGGGATCCCCGTCTTCGGCACGCCGTTCAGCACGACGAAGATCGCGTATCTGCTGGCCGACTTCCTTGACGACCAGTTCGCCCCTCAGATGGTGATGCATGGGTCGCTGGCCGACGTCTACGGGGTCGGGGTATTGCTCATCAGCAGGTCGGGCATTGGGAAGAGCGAGATCGCTCTGGACCTGGTGGAGCGGGGGCACAGGCTGGTGGCCGATGATGTGGTCATGATCACCCGGAAGGGGGAGGGGATCCTGATCGGGGCCGGAACCGACCTGGTGAAGCATTTTATGGAGGTTCGTGGGCTCGGACTCATCGATGTGCGGAGTATGTTCGGCATTCGTGCCATCCGATACCACAAAAGGGTCGAAATCGTCATAGAATTGGAAGAATGGCGGCCTGACCAGGATTATACGAGGACCGGGCTCGACGACCTCACGGTAACCATGCTGGATGTGGATATTCCGCTTGTAAAATTGCCAATCTTCCCCGGTAAGAATGTAACCGTGATCACAGAGGTCATCTCGCTGAACTACTTGCTGAAGCATTACGGCTATGATGCTGCCAAGGTCTTCGCAAAGCGTTTGGAGAGCATGATCGGTCAGAAGGCCAAAGGTAGCCGGGCAATCGACTATTTTGAGCATGATTTCGAGTGA
- a CDS encoding M23 family metallopeptidase, with protein MFRNMRFFVFSGTSLDLREIRFFKSKLLGSGLVFGVLFLGVVFVGNMLAGDVLGIGYGQISSLSTENRLLKEHIRDLGKKLQLVQQTLEDLSERGNELRLMADMRRIDDDTRSAAVGGAAPAATNPFLTGEASVILSESRSLIERLSREVKLQQQSYADIQSRMEQNKAFFSHLPAIKPMAGGYTVGGFGMRLHPVLHVYRMHYGLDIINDVGTPVYASGDGVIRTAGRTQGGLGVLVEISHGYGYASLYAHLSQVHVSPGQQVKRGDLIGRCGRTGLVSGPHLHYEIRRGGVSQNPVDFFFDDIDAARYRAMLAQSGTNNAQQ; from the coding sequence ATGTTCCGAAATATGAGGTTCTTTGTTTTCTCCGGCACGTCTCTCGATCTGCGCGAGATCCGCTTTTTCAAGAGCAAGCTTCTTGGATCCGGTCTGGTGTTTGGTGTGCTGTTTCTTGGTGTGGTCTTCGTGGGCAATATGCTTGCGGGCGACGTGTTGGGTATCGGCTATGGCCAGATCTCGTCGCTTTCAACCGAGAATCGGCTCCTGAAGGAGCATATCAGGGATCTCGGCAAGAAGCTTCAACTCGTGCAGCAGACGCTGGAGGATCTGTCGGAGAGGGGGAATGAGTTGCGGCTGATGGCGGACATGCGTCGTATCGATGATGATACCCGGTCGGCCGCAGTGGGCGGTGCCGCACCCGCAGCGACAAATCCGTTCCTCACGGGGGAAGCAAGTGTTATCCTGTCGGAGTCCCGTTCGCTCATCGAACGGCTCAGCCGGGAGGTGAAGTTGCAGCAGCAGAGCTATGCGGACATTCAGTCGCGGATGGAGCAGAACAAGGCCTTCTTCTCGCACCTTCCCGCCATCAAGCCGATGGCCGGCGGGTACACCGTCGGTGGTTTCGGTATGCGCCTGCATCCCGTGCTGCATGTCTATCGTATGCACTATGGTCTTGACATTATCAACGACGTGGGCACACCGGTGTATGCTTCCGGCGATGGCGTCATTCGTACGGCAGGACGCACGCAGGGAGGTCTCGGAGTGCTCGTGGAAATTTCACACGGTTATGGCTACGCCAGTCTGTATGCGCACCTTTCCCAGGTTCATGTATCGCCCGGGCAACAGGTGAAGCGGGGTGACCTGATCGGGCGGTGCGGTCGCACCGGCCTGGTGAGTGGCCCCCATCTGCACTACGAGATCCGCCGCGGCGGCGTGAGCCAGAACCCCGTGGATTTCTTCTTTGACGACATCGATGCGGCGCGCTACCGGGCCATGCTTGCACAGTCCGGAACCAACAACGCGCAGCAGTAG
- a CDS encoding DUF2795 domain-containing protein — MIWTMELASYLDDAPWPATKDELIDYAMRTGAPVEVVENLQELEDGEEPYDSMEDIWPDYPTGEDFFYEDEGEY, encoded by the coding sequence GTGATCTGGACAATGGAACTTGCATCGTATCTCGACGATGCGCCGTGGCCCGCAACGAAGGATGAGCTCATCGATTACGCGATGCGCACCGGGGCGCCGGTCGAGGTGGTGGAGAATCTGCAGGAGCTGGAGGACGGCGAAGAGCCCTACGACAGCATGGAGGATATCTGGCCTGATTATCCCACCGGTGAGGATTTCTTCTACGAGGATGAAGGCGAGTACTGA